The DNA sequence CAGTCGTTTGCACCTACCCACGTCTGCGTGGTCAGCCCGGAGCGGACCGGTCTGTGCGGTGCATACAACTGGATGGACTGCAAGGCTTCCTATGAAATCAATCCCACCGGTCCGAACCAGCCGGTGGCCAAAGGTAATATGACCGATGAAAGGTATGGCAAGTTTGATGGGGTCGATGCCTTTGTGCAGAAGGCCTCCCGGCAGGCGATCAACACGGTAAGTTTTTACAGCCTGTTGGTTGACCCGATGACCACCTGCGGCTGCTGCGAGTGTATCGCTTCGGTTCTGCCGATGTGCAACGGTGTCATGACGGTGCATCGCGACTATACCGGCGAGACCCCCTGCGGTATGAAGTTCACCACCCTGGCGGGCACCGCCGGCGGCGGTCTGCAGACCCCGGGTTTTGTCGGTCACAGCAAGTATAACATCTGCCAGCGGAAGTACCTGGTAGGTGACGGCGGCCTCCTGCGCATGGTATGGATGCCCAAGAGCCTGAAAGAAGAGCTCCGGGAAAGATTAATCAAACGGGGTGAGGAATTAGGATATCCCAACCTGATTGATATGATCGCCGACGAAACCGTGGGCGTTACGGAAGATGCGATCTATCCGTTCCTGGAAGAAAAAGGCCATCCGGCTTTAACGATGGAATCAATCCTGTAGTTATGACTAAATGCTCCGGCTCGCTCGGGTTAGCGCCATAACCCGAGCGCAGCCGCCTCACTTGAGTCTGCCAAAGATTTTGGCAGGCTCTTATCTGTTAACCGAGGGCATTCAGCAGAGCTGAACCGTATTCGTTTTATCTTTAAATTGAGATCGCTGAATGTATCAGCGCCTTCAGGGCGCAGGCCATAAATAAGGAGAGAGAGCAATGGCGTTAACTGGAATTGCAATTTTTAAGATGCTCCCTAAAACTAACTGTAAGGAATGCGGTTTTCCCACATGCCTGGCCTTTGCCATGGCCCTGGCCTCCGGAAAAGCAGAATTGGCCGCATGTCCTTATGTATCCGAGGAGGCCAAAGAAAAACTTTCCGCCGCCTCGGCCCCGCCGATTCGTCCGGTAAAGATCGACATGAAGGACGCCCAGATCACAACTGGCGGCGAGACCGTGTTTTTCCGGCATGAGAAGACCTTTTTTAATCCTACCATCCTGGCAGGTACCCTCAATAGCGACCTGAGCGACGCCGACATCGACGCCAAGCTCAGCGCTTTTATGAAAATGCAGTTTGAGCGGGTGGGTTTTAATCTGCGGCCGCAGATGTTTGTGGTTAAGGATGTAAATGGCGACGCGGCCAAATTTGCCGCCGTAGCCAAAGCAATCGTGGATAAGAGCGACGCCGCCATCGTATTGATGAGCGACAAGGTTGAGGTTTTGAAGGCTGGCGCCGAGGCTGCCAAAGAGCGCAAACCTGTCCTGTATGCTGCTACTGCGGCCAATGCCGACGCCGTCGGTGGTCTGGCCAAAGAGATGGGTCTCCCTGTAGTGGCGAAAGCAGACGGTTACGATGCCCTGGCCGAATTGACTACCAAGCTCACCGGCATGGGTTTGCAAGATATTATTTTGGATTCCGGGGCTCGGACCATCAAACAGGTGTTGCAAGACAACATCGCCATCCGTCGGGCCCCGCTCCTGGCGCAATTCAAGCCCTTCGGCTTTCCGACCATCAACTTACCCTGTGAAATGACCGATGATCCGATGAAGGAAGCCCTCTATGCTTCCATCTGCATTGCCAAGTATGGCGGCATTGTAGTTTTAAAAGACCTGGATCCGACTTATATCTTCCCGTTGTTGCTGCAGCGTCTGAACATTTACACCGACCCGCAGCGGCCAATGATTGTCACTCCGGGCATCTATCCCCTCAATAACCCGGATGAGAATTCGATTATTGCCATTACTACCAATTTCGCCCTTACCTACTTTATCGTTACGGGTGAGATTGAGGGAAGCAAAGTTCCCACCTGGCTCCTCATTAAAGACACCGAAGGTCTGTCGGTTATGACCGCCTGGGCTGCAGGGAAATTCTCCGGCGACGACGTCGGCATGTTTGTCAAGAAGTGCGGCATCGTCGATAAAGCAAAGACCCGCTCCCTCATTATACCCGGTTATGCGGCAGCCATCAGTGGCGACCTGGAGGAAGAGCTACCTGATTGGAAGATTCTCATCGGTCCACGGGAAGCAGCCCATATCCCGGCCTTCTTCAAGGCTCAGTAGGAAAGCAATCGGCTCTGAAGAAGACAACAATTCAAAGGAGGCCGTTTCCGGCCTCCTCAATCCAGTTCTCCAAAGAAAGGGGAGGCGATATGAGCCAAAGGTTGATCCGCATAGGTGAGAACCTCAACGTGGTGACCAAAAGATACGGCGAGGCCATGAAAAATCGGGATAAAAAGCCCCTGCAGGAGCTTGCCATGGCCGAAGCCGAAAAAGGCGTCGATTATATTGACCTTAATATCGGTCCGGCCAGAAAAGGCGGCGAAGAACTCATGGAATGGGTGGTAAAAACGGTGCAGGAAGTTGTACCCAACATCCCCCTGGCCCTCGACACCTCCAACATTGCCGCCATGGAAGCCGGCCTCAAAGTCCACAAAGGCAAGGCCCTTATCAACTCCATCATGGCCCGTCCCGAGCGCATGGATGGCATGATGCCCTTGGTGAGGAAGTACGATGCTTACATGATCGGTCTGCTTTGGGGACCGGAAGGTATGCCTCGAGATGAGCACGAACGGGGTATGCTCACTGCCGAAATCCTCGCGAAAGCGGCGGAGTATGGCATTGAGAATGAGGATATCTGGTTTGATCCCATCATCGCCCCCCTGAATATCCAGCAACAGCAGCTGGTGTCATCTTTAGAGTTCATGAAGATGCTTCAGGACATGGCGCCAGGGTCAAAATCCACCTGCGGTCTCTCAAACTCCAGCAATGGCGTGCCCGATAACCTGCGGCCGGTGATTAATATCACCTTTGCCGTTATGCTGCAACGGTATGGCATGTACTCCGCCATCGTAGATGCTTTTGATGATAAATTAAAAGCCATGACCTCGGGTGAGCCCAACCCTACGGTGGATGCCATCTACAAGGCCATGGACGGCGAGGCTGTGGACATGGACAAACTGGACCAGGATGGCAAAAACTATATCAAAACTGTCCGCTGTATCATGGGGCAGACCCTGTTTTCCGATTCCTGGCTGGAAGTGTAACGATAGAGGACATATATCTAACAGAAAAGGGGAGGGCGGCAGCCTTCCCCAGCTTTTTCTCCGGATCCGTAGGAACCACCCATCCGGACCCGGATAGCGTCAGACCCCACACTTTTTAATCCTCTGCAATATTAAATCAACTGCCTCCTGAGATGTCGTTACCATTGCCACCCCTTCCAACCGCCAGGTGACTGACAACCCCACTACGGGTTTTCCCAGCTTGAGTGCAATAGCCGCCTCCGAAATTGTGCCGTATTCCCCGTCTACTGCAATCAATCCGTCTGCGCTGTGGGCGATCAAGACATTGCGGGCGTGTCCCAGGTTGGTCGGAAGGCTATAGGTCAGGTAGGGATTGGCATCTTGTCGGTCTGGTCCGGGTAGGATACCGATACTAACGCCTCCCGCCTCCTGGGCACCCCGAGCCGCGGTCGACATGACCCCGCCCAAGCCACCGCAGAGCAGGACTGCGCCTCTCCGGGCGATTTCCTGACCTATCTGCCAGGCTACAGGGAGGATACCACCTGTTGCTTTGCTGCCGCCGATAACTGCAATATAGACCGGGGGTGTTCTGGAAATCATTTCATTGTCTTTTCTTTATCGAATTGATGAAACACTTCAACTGCTTAGGGGGAATACAAGATTTTCCCCTATCGGATGGGGCTGTCGGTGCCGTAGTGCTGTAGGAGCGGCACCGTCCACCATTCCTTGATCTATTCTCTCAGATAGGTGAGGTATTATCTCTTGGTAAATTTTTCCTGGCGGTTGCTTCCGAGCACTCCTCCACCACCATGGCCGCCAGGAGAGGAAACAGGATCTCATGATGGCCGGTCAGGGCGAATCCCTGTCCTGACCCTTGAGTGGGACGCCGCACGACGTTGGTCAAGGGTCGGTAGTGTTGGATAAAGTCCAGGTTGACGGTGGTCAATGGCGTTACCGGCGACCCAAGATTGCGGGCCAAAGAAAGTGCCTTGAGAAAAACCTCCGGCAATATGACCGCCGAACCGAGATTAAGATACACACCTCCTGCCAACCGGCTCACCAGAGCGGCAAAAACCCGAAAATCCTGGTGTGTGGCTTGCCCCAAAGCTGCCGGGTCGACGCTCGGATGCATATGGATAATATCCGTACCTACTGCCACATGTATGGTGGCCGGTATGCCTGATGCTGCCGCCTGCGCCAAAACGCTGAGATGGTTGTGGGGAAAATCGGCCTCTAATAGTCGCCGGCCGACAGCCTCTCCCAGTCCCAGACCTTGATCCACCCCCCAACTGATGGCGCGGTTGAGAAAAACGGCCGTTTCTTCCGCCATGCCGAACTGACCTGCTCCTATGACAGCCTCAACCTCCTCCGAGGTGCGTCCTACCATGGCGATCTCGGCGTCGTGAATGATGCCGGCGCCATTGAGGGCGACTGCCGAAATGAGGCTTCGATGCATCAGATCGATAATCAGGGGGCTTAATCCTACCTTTAAGACATGGGCCCCAAATCCGAGAAGAACGAGATGATCCTGCCGGCGAGCCTGCACCCAAGCCGCAGCAATCTTTCTAATATCGAGGCCGGCCAAGATCTTAGGCAGGGTGTTGAGGTAATCCTGGAAAGATCCGCCGGGCCGCCAGGGTTGGGCAAAATCGGTATGCGTGACTTTACTATGGCGGTCTTTCAGACTATACGTCTGGACCTGATCCAGAGACAGTGGGACAATCTTTTCGTACTCATTCATGGCTACTGAAAGCGTTCCGGAAATAGGAGGAAGTCCACCAGGTCGCACAGAATATGGCCTATGGCAAGCTGCACTTCCTGGATGCGGGGTGTCTGACGTGAACGGACGATCAGGGCAATGTCCGCCAAGGGCGCCATCTTGCCCCCTTCCCGGCCGGTTACCGCCAGCGTTTTTAGACCCTGGGCCCGGGCCACGGTCAAGGCCTGCACCACATTGGGGGAGTCACCGCTGGTGCTAATGCCCCAGGCAACGTCGCCCTTCTGCCCTAAGGCCTGAACCTGCTTGACAAAGACTTCCCGAAAATCGTAGTCATTGCCGACAGCGGTGAGAATCGAGGAATCAGTGGTCAGGGCGATGGCGGCTAAGGGCGGTCGCTCAATCTGAAAACGGTTGACAAATTCCGCCGCTAAATGCTGGGCGTCGGCAGCACTGCCGCCGTTGCCGAAGAGGAGTAACTTGTTCCCCTCACGCAACACCGTGGCCAACATCCGGGCTGCGGCCACCACCTGCTCCGTCTGTTCCTCCATAAAACTCGCCATCAACTGCATAGACTGTGAAAAGGCCTCTTTGACCCGGTGTTCGAGTAACATCTGTCTATCCTTCGGAAGGATTTTAGCTTATTGAGCAAATTATAACTGCACAGGCTCGAGAGTCTGTGCTATCGGCAACTGTTTTGCATAGTCTACGGGCGCTTTTGAAAGAATGACAATTACTATGTATCTTGGAGGGCCCAAAAGTCAAGAAAATCCGATTGGGAAACCTTAGTGGGCAGGTCAATCCTATATGTTCCATTACACTCCTTTAGAGGAGGAGTGTGAGCCCGATGAGCCGGGAATTGACTTTGAACTTCAGGATAGTTGGGAAAAAGATTGACGATTATGGAATGGTACTTTAATATTAACACGTTATTATCTTTTAGCGGTCGGTCGAAGTACTGGTATGTTAGAGGGCGGTGGAATTGGACCCTACAGCCTTTCCGCCGGTCGCCCTGGGGGAGAGAGCCGGGACGAAAAGTAAAACCGAAAACTTGAAATCTTATCCCAATACCTGGCCGTTAGAGAAAATCATTTTATCTCGAAAGTTATAAACCGTCTTGCGATGTTGACGTCCGGGCGGGAAAGGAGAAAATTGTTATGCCAATCCGTGTCGCCATTAACGGTTTCGGTCGCATCGGTCGTTGTTTGGCCCGGGTCATCTTTTCAGAGCGTCAGGATGTTGAGCTGGTTGCTATCAACAGCCGGGGCGATACCGAATCGGCGGCGCTGTTGTTCAAATATGATTCCATTCATGGCGTTTTCCCAAGCGAAGTAAGGGCTAGACCTGATAGCCTGATTATCGATGACCGCGAGGTCCGTATCACCCGTCTGGATGATCCCCGGAAGTTACCTTGGAAAGATCTGGCGGTGGATATTGTCCTCGAATCCACCGGAGTCTTTCGGGATCGTTCTTCTAATGAGGGCCACCTGGCGGCAGGCGCCCATAAGGTCATTGTCGGAGCGCCCGGTAAAAAGTTAGACGCTACTTTTGTCCTGGGCGTCAATGAAAAACACTATGATCCTGTAAAACATGTGATAGTCTCCAATGCTTCATGTACCACCAACTGCCTGGCGCCTTTGGTCAAGGTACTGCATCAACATTTTGGGGTAGAATACGGGTTGATGACAACGGTGCATTCTTATACGATGGACCAGCGATTGCTGGATGGTTCCCACCAAGATGCGCGGCGGGCTCGGGCGGCCGCCCTGTCCATGGTTCCTACCAGCACTGGGGCGGCCAAGGCCGTGGCCGAAGTACTTCCCGAATTGAAAGGCAAATTGGACGGTCTGTCGGTAAGGGTGCCAACGGCCAACGTCTCCATCGTTGATTTGAATGTCATGGTAGCCAGGACAACAACCAAAGAGGGGGTTAATCAGGCCTTCCAAGAGGCAGCCGCCGCGGAACTCAAGGGCATTCTGCAATATGTGACCCTGCCGCTGGTCTCCTGCGATTATAACGGCTGTCCCTATTCCGCCAGCCTCGATGCCGAACTTACTGCAGTCATGCAAGGCAACCTGGTTAAGATCATGGCCTGGTATGATAACGAGATGGGCTTCTCGCACCGCATGATAGACCTGGCGGCATATATGGGACAAAGATTAACTTGACCATTCATCCCACAGTAGTCTGCTGGCAACTGGGACAGAGGTTGCACCGCACGGGGAGCCGAGGAGCTGAACTCTTGACACTTGCGAAAAGGAGAGCCGGATGAAGTATCTACAAGACGTTGATATTCGGGAAAAAACGGTGTTCATTCGCGTGGATTTTAATGTTCCCCTCGACCGTAACCGCAACATTACTGATGATACTCGCATCAGGGCGGTTTTGCCGACTATTAATCATTGTTTGGATGAGCATGCCAGAGTCATTCTTGCCTCTCATTTAGGCCGTCCTAAGGGTCCTGATCCGAATAAGAGCCTGGAGCCGGTCTCCCGGCGGTTGTCCCGGCTGATTCACAAAACTGTGGAGTTTGTCCCGGATTGCATCGGCCCGGAGGTTCAAAAAATAAAGCAAAAGATGCAACCGGGGGATGTCCTGCTACTGGAAAACCTGCGATTTTACCCTGAAGAGGAGAAAAACGATCAGGATTTTGCCCGACAACTCATGGAGGGAGTGGACGTTTACATCAATGACGCCTTTGCCGTCGGTCATCGGGCACATGCCTCGGTTCATGCCGTAACCCTGTTTGCGCCGATCTGCGCCGCCGGTTTTCTATTGCGGGATGAAATCCTGTATTTCCATAAGTCCATGGAGGATCCGGCCCGCCCCCTCGTGGCCATCATCGGGGGCGCCAAGATTTCCAGTAAATTAACGGCTCTGATAAACCTCCTGAAGCATGTCGACAAGCTGATCATCGGCGGCGCCATGGCTAATACCTTTATCAAGGCCATGGGTTACCAGGTGGGAAAATCATTGGTGGATGACAGTCTGCTGGATGAGGCAAAAGAACTGATGAGCACCGCCCTGCAAAAAGGGGTGAAGTTTTATCTACCGGTAGACGTCATCGTAGCGGATAGCCTCGATAACCGGGCCGAAAACCGGGTGACGACAATTCAGGAAGTTCCGGCTGATTGGATCATCGCCGACATCGGA is a window from the Desulfobacca acetoxidans DSM 11109 genome containing:
- the acsC gene encoding acetyl-CoA decarbonylase/synthase complex subunit gamma, which gives rise to MALTGIAIFKMLPKTNCKECGFPTCLAFAMALASGKAELAACPYVSEEAKEKLSAASAPPIRPVKIDMKDAQITTGGETVFFRHEKTFFNPTILAGTLNSDLSDADIDAKLSAFMKMQFERVGFNLRPQMFVVKDVNGDAAKFAAVAKAIVDKSDAAIVLMSDKVEVLKAGAEAAKERKPVLYAATAANADAVGGLAKEMGLPVVAKADGYDALAELTTKLTGMGLQDIILDSGARTIKQVLQDNIAIRRAPLLAQFKPFGFPTINLPCEMTDDPMKEALYASICIAKYGGIVVLKDLDPTYIFPLLLQRLNIYTDPQRPMIVTPGIYPLNNPDENSIIAITTNFALTYFIVTGEIEGSKVPTWLLIKDTEGLSVMTAWAAGKFSGDDVGMFVKKCGIVDKAKTRSLIIPGYAAAISGDLEEELPDWKILIGPREAAHIPAFFKAQ
- a CDS encoding dihydropteroate synthase yields the protein MSQRLIRIGENLNVVTKRYGEAMKNRDKKPLQELAMAEAEKGVDYIDLNIGPARKGGEELMEWVVKTVQEVVPNIPLALDTSNIAAMEAGLKVHKGKALINSIMARPERMDGMMPLVRKYDAYMIGLLWGPEGMPRDEHERGMLTAEILAKAAEYGIENEDIWFDPIIAPLNIQQQQLVSSLEFMKMLQDMAPGSKSTCGLSNSSNGVPDNLRPVINITFAVMLQRYGMYSAIVDAFDDKLKAMTSGEPNPTVDAIYKAMDGEAVDMDKLDQDGKNYIKTVRCIMGQTLFSDSWLEV
- a CDS encoding TIGR00725 family protein, translated to MISRTPPVYIAVIGGSKATGGILPVAWQIGQEIARRGAVLLCGGLGGVMSTAARGAQEAGGVSIGILPGPDRQDANPYLTYSLPTNLGHARNVLIAHSADGLIAVDGEYGTISEAAIALKLGKPVVGLSVTWRLEGVAMVTTSQEAVDLILQRIKKCGV
- a CDS encoding D-sedoheptulose-7-phosphate isomerase, translating into MLPKDRQMLLEHRVKEAFSQSMQLMASFMEEQTEQVVAAARMLATVLREGNKLLLFGNGGSAADAQHLAAEFVNRFQIERPPLAAIALTTDSSILTAVGNDYDFREVFVKQVQALGQKGDVAWGISTSGDSPNVVQALTVARAQGLKTLAVTGREGGKMAPLADIALIVRSRQTPRIQEVQLAIGHILCDLVDFLLFPERFQ
- the gap gene encoding type I glyceraldehyde-3-phosphate dehydrogenase codes for the protein MPIRVAINGFGRIGRCLARVIFSERQDVELVAINSRGDTESAALLFKYDSIHGVFPSEVRARPDSLIIDDREVRITRLDDPRKLPWKDLAVDIVLESTGVFRDRSSNEGHLAAGAHKVIVGAPGKKLDATFVLGVNEKHYDPVKHVIVSNASCTTNCLAPLVKVLHQHFGVEYGLMTTVHSYTMDQRLLDGSHQDARRARAAALSMVPTSTGAAKAVAEVLPELKGKLDGLSVRVPTANVSIVDLNVMVARTTTKEGVNQAFQEAAAAELKGILQYVTLPLVSCDYNGCPYSASLDAELTAVMQGNLVKIMAWYDNEMGFSHRMIDLAAYMGQRLT
- a CDS encoding phosphoglycerate kinase, encoding MKYLQDVDIREKTVFIRVDFNVPLDRNRNITDDTRIRAVLPTINHCLDEHARVILASHLGRPKGPDPNKSLEPVSRRLSRLIHKTVEFVPDCIGPEVQKIKQKMQPGDVLLLENLRFYPEEEKNDQDFARQLMEGVDVYINDAFAVGHRAHASVHAVTLFAPICAAGFLLRDEILYFHKSMEDPARPLVAIIGGAKISSKLTALINLLKHVDKLIIGGAMANTFIKAMGYQVGKSLVDDSLLDEAKELMSTALQKGVKFYLPVDVIVADSLDNRAENRVTTIQEVPADWIIADIGPASITLFNEALQDARTVVWNGPMGAFEIEAFSRGTLAMVHNVANSFALTIVGGGDTDVAIHKAGEVNKFSYISTGGGAFLELLEGKKLPGILALEEWHKKHQSA